A genomic segment from Patescibacteria group bacterium encodes:
- the ybeY gene encoding rRNA maturation RNase YbeY — MNVQVNNLAKAQISKKFISDWMTNAFRLTKSKQLIKDLSVAFVSEQEIKAINKKYRNINNITDVLSFADPAEIIICWDKLKQQAKLKKCTQKQELRLLLVHGLLHILGYNHQNQKQTIEMGQITKNILAKLDNYEKKKNHHRN, encoded by the coding sequence ATGAATGTTCAAGTTAATAATTTGGCAAAAGCGCAGATATCTAAAAAGTTTATATCTGATTGGATGACAAATGCTTTTAGATTAACTAAAAGTAAACAGTTAATAAAAGATTTATCAGTTGCTTTTGTGTCAGAGCAAGAAATTAAAGCAATTAATAAAAAATATAGAAATATCAATAATATTACTGATGTTTTAAGCTTTGCAGACCCTGCTGAAATAATTATTTGCTGGGACAAATTAAAGCAACAAGCTAAACTAAAAAAATGTACTCAAAAACAGGAACTAAGGTTATTGCTAGTGCATGGATTATTACATATTCTTGGGTATAATCACCAGAATCAAAAACAAACAATCGAGATGGGTCAAATAACTAAAAATATATTAGCCAAATTAGATAATTATGAAAAGAAAAAAAATCATCACAGGAATTGA
- a CDS encoding ferredoxin, whose product MFKVKVDKEKCIGCGSCAAICPTGFEMKDGKASPVKDEIESLGCNKTAEENCPVEAISIDPIKSSQTE is encoded by the coding sequence ATGTTTAAAGTTAAAGTAGACAAAGAAAAATGTATTGGTTGTGGAAGTTGTGCAGCGATTTGCCCAACGGGGTTTGAAATGAAAGATGGCAAAGCAAGTCCGGTTAAAGATGAAATAGAATCTCTTGGTTGCAATAAAACAGCTGAAGAGAATTGCCCTGTAGAAGCAATTTCCATTGACCCAATCAAGTCAAGTCAGACAGAATAA
- a CDS encoding YtxH domain-containing protein — translation MKNFKKFLRIGALGTVLGGFLGTLFAKKPGKETREELKDKMEDVKEDAVDVIKKVTEGAKEFKDEIKEDIEEIKDAYKDSDKK, via the coding sequence ATGAAAAATTTTAAAAAATTTTTAAGGATAGGAGCACTGGGCACGGTTTTAGGAGGCTTTTTGGGAACTTTATTTGCTAAAAAACCAGGCAAAGAAACAAGAGAGGAACTAAAAGATAAGATGGAAGATGTCAAAGAGGATGCAGTTGATGTTATTAAAAAAGTAACAGAAGGAGCTAAAGAATTTAAAGATGAAATTAAAGAAGACATTGAAGAAATTAAAGATGCTTATAAAGATAGTGATAAAAAATAA
- a CDS encoding HIT domain-containing protein — MDCIFCKIITKQIQSDIVFENKNIIIFKDINPSAPIHFLIVPKEHIKSLATAKEEHKQLILEMIWQAKLLSAKLELAKDEYQLLLNCGQSAGQIVGHIHLHFKAGWNQLNK; from the coding sequence ATGGATTGTATTTTTTGTAAAATAATAACCAAGCAGATTCAAAGTGATATTGTTTTTGAAAACAAAAATATTATTATATTTAAAGATATTAATCCAAGCGCTCCAATTCATTTTTTGATTGTTCCAAAAGAACACATTAAATCATTGGCAACTGCCAAAGAAGAGCATAAGCAATTGATTCTCGAGATGATTTGGCAGGCAAAGCTTTTGTCAGCTAAATTAGAATTAGCTAAAGATGAATATCAATTGCTTTTAAATTGTGGTCAAAGCGCTGGTCAAATAGTAGGTCACATCCATCTTCATTTTAAAGCAGGATGGAATCAACTTAATAAATAA